One stretch of Haladaptatus sp. R4 DNA includes these proteins:
- a CDS encoding coenzyme F420-0:L-glutamate ligase, translated as MNVFAVPGIPEVEPGDDIAALVAERVDLEPGDVLLVASTIVSKAEGRTATMDDFPTSPRAEEIAGRLSELSGEEKDPRFAQAVIEESTELIMEAPFLLTSTRFGHIGVNAGIDRSNTGDADLLLLPKRPNESAARIRSGLPVDVPVVVTDTCGRPFRHGQRGVAIGWDGISASRDWRGEHDRDGHELEVTVESVVDELASAANLVSGEGDDGLPVVVVRDWEFGDHGGSDNLFRSVDGDFVRQALRRWEFAGD; from the coding sequence ATGAACGTTTTCGCAGTTCCGGGGATTCCCGAGGTCGAACCCGGCGACGACATCGCCGCGCTCGTCGCGGAGCGAGTCGACCTCGAACCCGGCGACGTGTTGTTGGTCGCGAGCACCATCGTCTCGAAAGCCGAAGGACGAACGGCGACCATGGACGACTTCCCGACGAGTCCTCGGGCGGAGGAAATCGCCGGTCGCCTCTCCGAACTCTCCGGCGAGGAGAAGGACCCACGGTTCGCACAGGCCGTCATCGAGGAGAGCACCGAACTCATCATGGAAGCGCCGTTCCTGCTCACCTCGACGCGGTTCGGCCACATCGGCGTGAACGCGGGCATCGACCGTTCGAACACGGGCGATGCCGACCTGTTGTTGCTCCCGAAGCGACCGAACGAGAGCGCCGCCCGGATTCGCTCCGGCCTCCCGGTCGACGTGCCCGTCGTCGTCACCGACACCTGCGGGCGACCGTTCCGACACGGCCAGCGCGGCGTCGCCATCGGTTGGGACGGCATTTCGGCGAGTCGCGACTGGCGGGGTGAACACGACAGGGACGGCCACGAACTCGAAGTGACGGTGGAATCCGTCGTGGACGAACTCGCCTCGGCGGCCAACCTCGTCAGCGGCGAGGGCGACGACGGCCTCCCAGTCGTCGTCGTCCGCGATTGGGAGTTCGGCGACCACGGCGGAAGCGACAACCTGTTCCGGTCGGTCGATGGCGATTTCGTCCGGCAGGCGCTCCGGAGGTGGGAATTTGCGGGCGATTGA
- a CDS encoding metallophosphoesterase family protein, producing MLRVAIISDTHIPSRANRIPDWVRTRILRADHTIHAGDFDSADALASIHELTDGNYTAVGGNTDPKSLRLPDVTTLDIGGVTFVVTHGTGPKRGYESRVARIVREAVDGNLDSSVVGVAGHTHRPMDEEVDGVRLLNPGSATGAVPADTATMFVATVEGGACSVQRYES from the coding sequence ATGCTCCGGGTCGCCATCATCAGCGACACGCACATCCCGTCGCGTGCGAATCGAATCCCTGACTGGGTACGAACCCGAATCCTTCGGGCGGACCACACGATTCACGCGGGGGACTTCGATTCGGCCGACGCGCTGGCGTCGATACACGAACTGACGGACGGGAACTACACTGCCGTGGGGGGAAACACCGACCCGAAATCGCTTCGACTACCCGACGTAACGACCCTCGACATCGGCGGCGTCACGTTCGTCGTCACGCACGGGACCGGCCCGAAACGCGGGTACGAATCCCGGGTCGCACGAATCGTTCGCGAGGCGGTTGACGGCAACCTCGATTCGTCCGTCGTCGGTGTCGCCGGGCACACCCACCGACCGATGGACGAGGAGGTCGATGGCGTTCGCCTGCTGAATCCGGGGAGTGCGACGGGTGCCGTCCCGGCGGACACGGCGACGATGTTCGTCGCGACGGTCGAAGGCGGTGCCTGCTCGGTACAACGATACGAAAGTTGA
- a CDS encoding PQQ-binding-like beta-propeller repeat protein, with amino-acid sequence MGGRSSRRNFLGAIGLGLSVVSAGCNTLEAQPDRQRPNWSVELDGMPARARSIADHGLVLATTLTPDGELGHLRFSGDYERLADLSRITTAPVVYDDRAFVESDGTIRSIPLDGGDPVQIHSGYLSLGRYEPVVSGSRLFGIGYNDEFEKYTVFAIDLEAERVRWIRPFGSMQASIATDGDHVFAASPSGIVRAYSANDGATIWKTHVGGDARLTYHDGTVFVATDRGLVALDSTDGTHLWLAESHWIASVNGVPAVADSTVYTLLTLYSTHHRNMFATETYLVAYHASGAERWRTRVNYGTPLTVTEDAIGVETVDEVETDRGKRELRKYLSVFATGGKRLAKYDLPDRSTMRPLIRDNSVIAGYGKTVASYER; translated from the coding sequence ATGGGCGGCCGTTCGTCCCGACGAAACTTTCTGGGTGCTATCGGCCTCGGTTTGTCGGTGGTGAGTGCTGGCTGTAACACGCTCGAAGCGCAACCGGATCGGCAACGGCCGAACTGGTCCGTCGAACTCGACGGGATGCCAGCGCGGGCTAGATCCATCGCCGATCACGGCCTCGTTCTGGCGACGACGCTCACCCCGGACGGCGAACTCGGCCACCTTCGATTTTCGGGCGACTACGAACGACTCGCCGACCTGTCGAGAATCACCACCGCCCCCGTCGTTTACGACGACCGGGCGTTCGTCGAATCCGATGGAACCATCCGCTCCATTCCGCTCGACGGCGGCGACCCGGTGCAGATTCACAGCGGTTACTTGTCACTCGGTCGCTACGAACCGGTCGTCTCGGGGTCGCGGTTGTTCGGCATCGGCTACAACGACGAATTCGAGAAATACACCGTCTTCGCCATCGATTTGGAGGCCGAACGGGTCCGGTGGATTCGTCCGTTCGGCAGCATGCAAGCGTCGATAGCCACCGACGGCGATCACGTTTTCGCCGCATCCCCTTCGGGCATCGTCAGAGCCTACTCGGCGAACGACGGTGCGACGATTTGGAAGACCCACGTCGGAGGCGATGCGCGATTGACGTACCACGACGGGACGGTGTTCGTCGCGACCGACAGGGGATTGGTCGCACTCGACTCGACGGACGGAACACATCTCTGGCTCGCCGAGAGCCACTGGATCGCCTCCGTGAACGGCGTCCCCGCGGTCGCCGACTCGACCGTTTACACCCTCCTCACCCTCTACTCGACCCACCACCGGAACATGTTCGCAACCGAGACGTATCTCGTCGCCTATCACGCGTCCGGTGCGGAGCGCTGGCGCACCCGCGTCAACTACGGAACCCCCCTCACCGTCACCGAGGACGCCATCGGCGTCGAGACCGTGGATGAAGTCGAAACCGATCGCGGAAAAAGGGAACTCCGAAAATATCTCTCCGTCTTTGCCACCGGCGGTAAACGACTCGCCAAATACGATCTCCCCGACCGGTCCACCATGCGGCCCCTCATCCGCGACAATTCGGTGATCGCCGGATACGGCAAGACCGTCGCCTCCTACGAACGGTAG
- a CDS encoding carboxypeptidase M32: MATEATTESTYEEFLGEVKRISNVQNAAGILGWDQEVVMPEGGTPARSQQRSALSAISHELLTDDEMGEMLDTLESEDLDDEQAAVVREVRREYERATRVPGELVEEISRTTSEALPKWKQAREEDDFSIFAPTLEKLVELEREYAEHIDPDKDPYEVLFEEYEPYLGIDTAEETLEQLRDELVPLIDAVRESDVELATPFQGTYDAEIQEELSRDVLDTLGYDWNRGRLDTAPHPFSSGTQFDARVTTRFDESDPLGALMSTVHEFGHATYTQGLPDDQYGTPLGQARDLTVHESQSRVWENNVGRSRAFWENFLPLVKERFSDAEDVSVEEIYEAANRVHEDNLIRVEADELTYHMHIVVRFEIEKQLIRGEIEVDEVPELWNDKYEEYLGIRPDTDAEGCLQDIHWSHGSFGYFPTYSLGSVLAAQLYAKADEDIDDLDDQIRAGEFDDFHDWLTTNIHQYGCLYTTDDLIEHATGESFTADYFLDYVNEKYGALYDLE; encoded by the coding sequence ATGGCAACTGAAGCCACCACAGAATCCACGTACGAGGAGTTTCTCGGGGAAGTAAAGCGAATTTCGAACGTCCAGAACGCCGCTGGAATTCTCGGCTGGGACCAAGAAGTCGTGATGCCCGAAGGTGGCACACCCGCCCGGTCACAACAGCGCTCGGCGCTGTCCGCGATTTCGCACGAACTGTTGACCGACGACGAGATGGGGGAGATGCTCGACACACTCGAATCGGAGGACTTGGACGACGAGCAGGCCGCCGTCGTCCGCGAGGTTCGGCGGGAGTACGAACGGGCGACCCGCGTCCCCGGCGAACTGGTCGAGGAGATTTCGCGCACCACGTCCGAAGCCCTACCGAAGTGGAAACAAGCGCGCGAGGAGGACGACTTCTCGATTTTCGCGCCGACGCTCGAAAAACTGGTCGAACTGGAGCGCGAGTACGCCGAGCACATCGACCCGGACAAGGACCCCTACGAGGTGCTGTTCGAGGAGTACGAACCCTACCTCGGCATCGACACGGCCGAGGAGACGCTGGAGCAACTCCGCGACGAACTCGTCCCGCTCATCGACGCCGTGCGCGAGAGCGACGTGGAACTCGCCACGCCGTTCCAGGGCACCTACGACGCCGAAATTCAGGAAGAGCTCTCGCGCGACGTGCTCGACACGCTCGGCTACGACTGGAACCGCGGCCGTCTCGACACCGCGCCGCACCCGTTCTCCAGCGGAACGCAGTTCGACGCCCGCGTGACGACGCGCTTCGACGAGAGCGACCCGCTCGGCGCGCTGATGAGCACGGTCCACGAGTTCGGCCACGCAACCTACACGCAGGGACTGCCTGACGACCAGTACGGCACGCCGCTCGGTCAGGCGCGCGACCTGACGGTCCACGAATCCCAGTCCCGCGTCTGGGAGAACAACGTCGGCCGGTCGCGTGCGTTCTGGGAGAACTTCCTCCCGCTCGTCAAGGAGCGCTTCTCCGACGCGGAGGACGTCTCCGTCGAGGAAATCTACGAGGCCGCGAACCGCGTCCACGAGGACAACCTCATCCGCGTCGAGGCGGACGAACTGACCTACCACATGCACATCGTGGTACGCTTCGAAATCGAGAAGCAACTCATCCGCGGCGAAATAGAGGTTGACGAAGTGCCCGAACTCTGGAACGACAAGTACGAGGAGTACCTCGGCATCCGCCCCGACACCGACGCCGAGGGGTGCCTACAGGACATCCACTGGAGCCACGGCAGTTTCGGCTACTTCCCGACCTACTCGCTCGGAAGCGTCCTCGCCGCGCAACTGTACGCGAAAGCCGACGAGGACATCGACGACCTCGACGACCAGATTCGAGCGGGCGAGTTCGACGATTTCCACGACTGGCTGACCACCAACATCCACCAGTACGGGTGTCTGTACACCACCGACGACCTCATCGAACACGCGACCGGCGAGAGCTTCACCGCCGACTACTTCCTCGACTACGTGAACGAGAAGTACGGCGCGCTGTACGACCTGGAATAG
- a CDS encoding helix-turn-helix domain-containing protein, translating to MTVRNGSVDVTVTETRERVVELKRALEGMGATVEIVAVRTTGDSSGLLTERQAEIVDLAVEEGYYEMPRRCSITRLAELLDVSKSTVSGVLHRAESRLVHEYSAASAES from the coding sequence GTGACGGTCCGGAACGGGTCCGTGGACGTGACCGTCACGGAAACGCGGGAGCGGGTCGTCGAACTGAAACGGGCGCTGGAGGGGATGGGTGCCACCGTCGAAATCGTCGCCGTTCGGACGACGGGCGATTCGAGCGGATTGCTCACCGAGCGCCAGGCGGAAATCGTGGACCTCGCCGTGGAGGAGGGGTACTACGAGATGCCACGACGCTGTTCGATAACGCGGCTGGCGGAACTGCTCGACGTGTCGAAATCGACCGTGAGCGGGGTGCTCCATCGGGCGGAGTCGAGACTCGTGCACGAGTATTCGGCCGCGTCGGCGGAGTCGTGA
- a CDS encoding ABC transporter ATP-binding protein, whose protein sequence is MIRVDSLDFAYPNAENDTLRDLSFAVDSGEIFGFLGPSGAGKSTTQKILTGLLDDYRGSVRVFDREVRDWDGTYYDRIGVSAESPNQYPKLTGRENLELFASLHRTETRDIEELFSLVGLADAIDRRVGTYSKGMAMRLNFIRALLHDPELVFLDEPTSGIDPGNAKRIKTAIADLRDAGTTVFLTTHDMTVADQLCDRVAFIVNGRIPLVGEPEALKREYGSRTVRVEYHDGNRPRTARFALDGLNGNPEFRSLLAENDIETLHTEEATLETVFLEVTGERLE, encoded by the coding sequence ATGATTCGCGTTGACAGCCTCGATTTCGCGTACCCGAACGCCGAGAACGACACGCTTCGTGACCTCTCTTTCGCGGTCGATTCGGGCGAGATATTCGGCTTCCTCGGTCCCAGCGGGGCGGGAAAGAGCACGACCCAGAAAATCCTCACCGGACTGCTGGACGACTACCGCGGGTCCGTCCGCGTGTTCGACCGGGAGGTCCGCGACTGGGACGGTACCTACTACGACCGAATCGGGGTTTCGGCCGAATCCCCCAACCAGTATCCCAAACTCACCGGCCGCGAGAACCTCGAACTGTTCGCGTCGCTCCACCGGACCGAAACGAGGGATATCGAGGAACTGTTCTCGCTCGTCGGGCTTGCGGACGCCATCGACCGGCGCGTGGGCACCTATTCGAAGGGGATGGCGATGCGTCTCAACTTCATCCGCGCACTCCTGCACGACCCCGAACTCGTCTTTCTGGACGAACCGACGAGCGGTATCGACCCCGGCAACGCGAAGCGGATCAAGACGGCCATCGCCGACCTCCGCGACGCCGGCACGACGGTGTTCCTGACGACCCACGACATGACCGTCGCTGACCAACTCTGTGACCGGGTAGCGTTCATCGTGAACGGCCGGATTCCGCTCGTCGGGGAACCCGAGGCGTTGAAACGGGAGTACGGGTCGCGGACGGTTCGGGTGGAGTACCACGATGGGAACCGCCCGCGAACCGCGCGGTTCGCGCTCGACGGGTTGAACGGGAACCCGGAGTTCCGGTCGCTGCTCGCGGAGAACGACATCGAAACGCTCCACACCGAGGAAGCCACACTGGAGACCGTCTTCCTCGAAGTGACGGGGGAACGGTTAGAGTGA
- a CDS encoding N-acetylmuramoyl-L-alanine amidase — translation MPSRRNLLKTIGAAGTAGLGAVAFSGTAAAKPTVHWQPADSSNYTAADRGAGLIDWVIIHTVQGSASSAANWFQDPDADVSAHYIVAEDGYKYQSVSDINIAWHAGDWDYNKYSVGIEHGGYVSGTYEEAQYEASAKLASWLCDQYGVPKQHPTSVPSDAANPANGGIIGHSQVPSSSHTDPGSNWDWDHYIDLVNSY, via the coding sequence ATGCCATCCAGACGTAACTTACTCAAGACGATCGGTGCGGCAGGCACGGCGGGACTCGGTGCGGTTGCGTTCAGTGGAACTGCGGCGGCCAAGCCGACGGTCCATTGGCAACCGGCCGATTCGAGCAACTACACGGCGGCGGACCGTGGTGCGGGACTGATCGACTGGGTCATCATCCACACCGTGCAGGGGTCGGCGAGCAGCGCGGCCAACTGGTTCCAGGACCCCGATGCGGACGTCAGCGCACACTACATCGTCGCCGAGGACGGCTACAAATATCAGAGCGTCAGCGACATCAACATCGCGTGGCACGCCGGTGACTGGGACTACAACAAGTACTCCGTCGGCATCGAACACGGCGGCTACGTCAGCGGGACCTACGAGGAAGCGCAGTACGAGGCGTCGGCCAAACTGGCCAGTTGGCTCTGTGACCAGTACGGCGTGCCGAAACAGCACCCGACGAGCGTCCCGAGCGACGCCGCGAACCCGGCCAACGGCGGTATCATCGGGCACTCACAGGTCCCCTCCAGCAGTCACACCGACCCCGGTTCGAACTGGGATTGGGACCACTACATCGACCTCGTCAATTCCTACTGA
- a CDS encoding geranylgeranyl reductase family protein gives MHDFVVVGAGPAGSRFSRRAANAGHDVLVLERGRVGTPLACSGHVSTDIWNFTPDGARDELLQNEVYGARFHVDGPGSADHPFYKKEVISNVIDRVGLDRTLARAAEDAGVDLRENHSVSGVEEHGEYVDVTANTPDGTETFRGKMVVGCDGPASRVRRELHLPEPDEKLQGVLGFTTEDDGGDFVDVHLTAPKFFAWRIPRGAEGVEYGLAAPPGESARELFDRFTADYGVEIGNFCAGMIPIGPAPRVTAHRGFLIGDAAAQTKPFTGGGILYGMTSADHAAETVDPDDPGTLADYERAWRRELKNEIRLGHWVRRAYSLPKPLQTVGLSAMEGEIGVHMDKPSSFFSTDHLRTLLKRTS, from the coding sequence ATGCACGATTTCGTGGTAGTCGGTGCGGGGCCCGCTGGGTCGCGGTTTTCACGACGGGCTGCGAACGCGGGACACGACGTTCTCGTTCTCGAACGTGGACGAGTGGGGACGCCACTCGCGTGTTCCGGCCACGTCAGTACCGACATTTGGAACTTTACTCCCGATGGAGCACGCGACGAGCTTCTGCAAAACGAAGTCTACGGGGCTCGGTTCCACGTCGATGGACCGGGTTCGGCGGACCATCCGTTCTACAAGAAGGAAGTCATCTCCAACGTCATCGACCGGGTCGGTCTCGACCGGACGCTCGCCCGCGCCGCCGAGGATGCCGGAGTCGATCTGCGCGAGAACCACAGCGTCTCGGGGGTCGAGGAACACGGCGAATACGTCGATGTTACCGCGAACACGCCGGACGGAACCGAGACGTTTCGCGGGAAGATGGTGGTCGGCTGTGACGGCCCCGCCTCCCGCGTCCGACGGGAACTCCACCTGCCGGAACCGGACGAGAAGCTCCAGGGCGTGCTCGGTTTCACGACCGAAGACGACGGCGGCGATTTCGTCGACGTTCACCTCACCGCGCCCAAATTCTTCGCGTGGCGAATTCCCCGTGGAGCGGAGGGCGTCGAGTACGGTCTGGCCGCGCCGCCGGGCGAGAGCGCCCGCGAGTTGTTCGACCGATTTACGGCGGACTACGGCGTCGAAATCGGGAATTTCTGCGCCGGGATGATTCCCATCGGTCCGGCACCGCGCGTCACCGCACATCGAGGGTTCCTCATCGGCGACGCCGCCGCGCAGACGAAGCCGTTCACCGGCGGTGGAATCCTCTATGGGATGACTTCGGCCGATCACGCCGCCGAAACGGTCGATCCCGACGACCCCGGAACGCTCGCCGATTACGAACGCGCGTGGCGGCGGGAACTAAAGAACGAGATCCGACTGGGCCACTGGGTGCGGCGGGCGTACTCGCTCCCGAAACCGCTCCAAACGGTCGGTCTCTCGGCGATGGAGGGCGAAATCGGCGTCCACATGGACAAACCCTCGTCGTTCTTCTCGACGGATCACCTCCGGACGTTGCTGAAACGCACCTCGTAG
- the uvrA gene encoding excinuclease ABC subunit UvrA: MSKDYIEVRGAEEHNLKDLDVKIPREEFNVVTGLSGSGKSSLAFETVYAEGQRRYIESLSAYARNFLGQMDKPQVENVEGLSPAISIDQKNAANNPRSTVGTVTELHDYLRLLYARVGTPHCPQCGREVGEQSAQNMVRRVLGLPEGTKAKIAAPVVRDQKGAFADLFDELVSDGYSRVEVDGEEFDLTLDRPELDKNYDHTIDVIVDRVKVSPEARSRITDSVETALEEAEGVMKLIVPDPPEDVNLGSESRSTGDLAGDGDERLVVEFSEELACTHCGIDFREIETRSFSFNSPHGACPECEGIGETKEIDEDLVVEDPSKQLKHVFEPWSYQRTYYRRQLDSVAKHFDVSLTTPFEDLDEDVRQGFLYGTDEDVLFKWNTKNGIRRKEEPFEGVIPNLERRYIETDSDRARNHIEEYMAVTECPACDGTRLRPESRSVYVDGTSISEVNGMSIGDALEHFENLEANLTERQNRIAEEILKEIRARLGFMEEVGLQYLTLDREASTLSGGESQRIRLATQIGSGLVGVLYVLDEPSIGLHQRDNDRLLNTLCELRDLGNTLIVVEHDEETMRRADNVIDIGPGPGRRGGEIVVQGDVDEVMAHEDSITGDYLAGRKEIPVPDERRESEDDITIRGARQHNLKNLDVDIPVGKFTAVTGVSGSGKSTLMHDILYKGLAREMNDNTSVDPGEHDSIEGMEHIEKVRLIDQSPIGRTPRSNPATYTGVFDYIRESFAETKLSKQRGYEKGRFSFNVKGGRCEECGGQGTVKIEMNFLSDVYVPCEECGGARYNDETLDVTYRGATIAEVLDMSVEEAHEFFEHDSRIRRRLKLLKDVGLDYMKLGQPSTTLSGGEAQRVKLAEELGKKDAGETLYLLDEPTTGLHHEDERKLVSVLQRLTDKGNTIAVIEHELDLVKNADHVIDLGPEGGEKGGQVVATGTPEEIARTEESYTGRYLRDKLPAIDLDGPRADRPAPAAMDD; the protein is encoded by the coding sequence ATGAGCAAGGACTACATCGAAGTGCGGGGGGCCGAGGAGCACAACCTCAAAGACCTCGACGTGAAGATTCCGCGCGAGGAGTTCAACGTCGTCACCGGCCTGTCCGGGTCGGGGAAGTCCTCGCTCGCCTTCGAGACGGTGTACGCTGAGGGACAGCGACGCTACATCGAGAGCCTGTCGGCTTACGCCCGGAACTTCCTCGGGCAGATGGACAAGCCGCAGGTCGAGAACGTCGAAGGCCTGTCACCCGCCATCTCCATCGACCAGAAGAACGCGGCGAACAACCCGCGTTCGACGGTCGGAACCGTGACCGAACTACACGACTATCTGCGACTGCTGTATGCGCGCGTCGGCACGCCACACTGTCCGCAGTGTGGCCGCGAAGTCGGCGAACAGAGCGCCCAGAACATGGTCCGCCGTGTGTTGGGCTTGCCCGAGGGAACCAAGGCGAAAATCGCCGCGCCGGTCGTCCGCGACCAGAAGGGCGCGTTCGCCGACCTGTTCGACGAACTCGTCTCGGACGGCTACTCCCGCGTGGAAGTGGACGGCGAGGAGTTCGACCTTACCCTCGACCGCCCGGAACTCGACAAGAACTACGACCACACCATCGACGTGATCGTCGATAGGGTGAAGGTCAGCCCGGAAGCGCGAAGCCGCATCACCGACAGCGTGGAGACCGCGCTGGAGGAGGCCGAGGGCGTCATGAAACTCATCGTTCCGGACCCTCCCGAGGACGTGAACCTCGGTTCGGAGTCCCGCTCGACGGGCGATCTGGCCGGAGACGGCGACGAGCGACTCGTCGTGGAGTTCTCCGAGGAACTCGCCTGCACGCACTGTGGCATCGACTTCCGGGAAATCGAGACGCGGAGCTTCTCGTTCAACAGCCCGCACGGGGCGTGTCCCGAGTGTGAGGGTATCGGCGAGACGAAGGAAATCGACGAGGACCTCGTCGTAGAGGATCCGAGCAAACAGTTGAAACACGTCTTCGAGCCGTGGAGCTACCAGCGGACCTACTACCGCCGACAGCTCGATTCCGTGGCGAAACACTTCGACGTTAGCCTGACGACCCCGTTCGAGGACCTCGACGAGGACGTCCGGCAGGGATTCCTCTACGGCACCGACGAGGACGTGCTGTTCAAGTGGAACACGAAGAACGGCATCCGACGCAAGGAGGAACCGTTCGAGGGCGTCATCCCGAACCTCGAACGACGGTACATCGAGACCGACAGCGACCGGGCGCGGAACCACATCGAGGAGTACATGGCCGTGACGGAGTGTCCGGCTTGTGACGGCACGCGACTGCGCCCGGAGAGCAGGTCGGTGTACGTCGATGGCACGTCGATCTCGGAAGTCAACGGGATGTCCATCGGGGACGCGTTGGAGCACTTCGAGAACCTCGAAGCCAACCTCACGGAACGGCAGAACCGCATCGCCGAGGAGATTCTCAAGGAGATTCGCGCTCGACTCGGCTTCATGGAGGAGGTCGGCTTGCAGTACCTCACCCTCGACCGGGAGGCTTCGACGCTCTCGGGCGGCGAGAGTCAACGGATTCGGTTGGCGACCCAAATCGGGTCGGGACTGGTCGGCGTGCTGTACGTGCTGGACGAACCCTCGATCGGACTCCACCAGCGCGACAACGACCGCCTGCTGAACACGCTGTGTGAACTCCGCGACCTGGGGAACACCCTCATCGTGGTCGAACACGACGAGGAAACGATGCGACGGGCGGACAACGTCATCGACATCGGTCCCGGTCCGGGACGGCGCGGCGGCGAAATCGTCGTGCAGGGTGACGTGGACGAAGTGATGGCCCACGAGGACAGCATCACGGGCGACTACCTCGCTGGCCGAAAGGAGATTCCCGTTCCCGACGAACGACGCGAGAGCGAGGACGACATCACGATTCGCGGTGCACGCCAGCACAACCTCAAAAACCTCGACGTGGACATCCCGGTCGGGAAATTTACCGCCGTCACGGGCGTTTCCGGGTCGGGCAAATCCACGTTGATGCACGACATCCTCTACAAAGGATTGGCCCGCGAGATGAACGACAACACCTCGGTGGACCCCGGCGAGCACGATTCCATCGAGGGGATGGAACACATCGAGAAGGTGCGACTCATCGACCAGTCGCCCATCGGTCGGACGCCGCGCTCGAACCCGGCGACGTACACGGGCGTGTTCGACTACATCCGGGAATCGTTCGCCGAGACGAAGCTTTCCAAACAGCGCGGCTACGAGAAGGGGCGCTTCTCGTTCAACGTGAAGGGCGGGCGCTGTGAGGAATGTGGCGGACAGGGAACCGTCAAGATCGAGATGAACTTTCTCTCGGACGTGTACGTCCCGTGCGAGGAGTGCGGCGGCGCACGCTACAACGACGAGACGCTGGACGTGACCTACCGCGGTGCGACCATCGCGGAGGTGCTCGACATGTCCGTCGAGGAGGCCCACGAGTTCTTCGAACACGACTCGCGCATTCGCCGTCGTCTGAAACTGTTGAAGGACGTCGGTCTCGATTACATGAAACTCGGCCAACCGTCCACGACGCTCTCGGGCGGGGAAGCCCAGCGCGTGAAACTCGCCGAGGAACTCGGCAAGAAGGACGCGGGTGAGACGCTGTATCTGCTGGACGAACCGACGACCGGTCTCCACCACGAGGACGAGCGCAAACTGGTCTCGGTGCTTCAGCGACTGACGGACAAGGGGAACACCATCGCCGTCATCGAGCACGAACTCGACCTCGTGAAGAACGCGGACCACGTCATCGACCTCGGTCCGGAGGGCGGCGAGAAGGGCGGTCAAGTCGTCGCGACCGGCACGCCGGAGGAAATCGCGCGGACAGAGGAGTCCTACACTGGCCGGTATCTTCGGGATAAACTCCCTGCGATCGACCTCGATGGTCCACGTGCCGACAGGCCTGCACCGGCAGCGATGGACGACTGA